One stretch of Niallia sp. XMNu-256 DNA includes these proteins:
- a CDS encoding aminodeoxychorismate/anthranilate synthase component II, with translation MILLIDNYDSFTYNLYQYLGELGEEVIVKRNDELTIADVQQLNPEVIVISPGPGRPEQAGICTDVIKTLHKEYPILGICLGHQAVGYSFGATITKADKIMHGKVSKIQHDENSIFSQFPQGLEVMRYHSLVINKDTLPDELEVLATSMDDEEIMAIKHRDYPLYGMQFHPESIGTKLGMQLVEKCLDEMREEVAI, from the coding sequence ATGATTTTATTAATTGATAATTATGACTCCTTTACTTATAACCTATATCAATATCTAGGTGAACTCGGAGAAGAAGTGATTGTTAAGAGAAACGATGAACTAACGATTGCAGATGTACAGCAACTAAATCCTGAAGTCATTGTGATTTCTCCGGGTCCTGGACGACCGGAACAAGCGGGGATTTGTACAGATGTCATTAAAACACTGCATAAGGAGTATCCAATTTTAGGAATCTGTTTAGGCCATCAAGCGGTCGGATATAGCTTTGGAGCAACCATTACGAAGGCAGACAAGATTATGCATGGAAAAGTTTCAAAAATACAACACGATGAAAACAGTATCTTTTCCCAATTTCCGCAAGGACTCGAGGTAATGAGATATCATTCGCTCGTAATCAATAAGGACACACTCCCAGACGAATTGGAAGTATTGGCGACATCGATGGATGATGAAGAGATTATGGCGATTAAACATCGAGATTATCCGCTTTATGGGATGCAATTTCATCCCGAATCGATTGGCACAAAGTTAGGAATGCAGTTAGTAGAGAAATGTTTAGACGAGATGAGAGAGGAAGTGGCAATATGA
- the trpD gene encoding anthranilate phosphoribosyltransferase, whose product MKEILARLTTREELSKEEIGSAVQYLFSEDITDSEISAFLIGLKAKGETVAEIAALVNGIRSHALSFKKTIPNVMDNCGTGGDGLKTFNISSTSAFVIAAAGIPVAKHGNRSVSSKTGSADVLEELGIEFNLPAEKIEEIIEEVGIAFLYAPNVHPNIKRIQKVRRDLGIPTVFNLLGPLMNPVNLDTQFLGVYRRDLAPMFAQVLHELGRKRAVVLNGAGSMDEASLQGENFLVVLENGKITEKTLHPEEVGLPVYPNEAIVGGFANKNAEILRNVLKGKKGAHRDTVLLNAGIGIYVGGKADSIEDGVKVATEMIDSGAAYEKLQHLIEASNIKSEVV is encoded by the coding sequence ATGAAGGAAATATTAGCACGCTTAACAACAAGGGAAGAATTATCAAAGGAAGAAATCGGGTCAGCTGTACAATATCTATTTTCAGAAGATATTACGGATAGTGAAATTTCAGCTTTTTTAATTGGCTTAAAGGCGAAAGGAGAAACGGTTGCAGAAATTGCCGCTTTAGTGAATGGAATTCGTTCACATGCCTTATCTTTTAAGAAGACCATTCCAAATGTAATGGATAATTGTGGAACAGGTGGCGATGGGCTCAAAACGTTCAATATTAGTTCTACTTCCGCCTTTGTGATTGCTGCGGCTGGGATCCCTGTTGCGAAACACGGCAACCGCAGTGTTTCGAGTAAAACGGGCAGTGCCGATGTTCTAGAGGAGTTAGGGATTGAATTTAACTTACCTGCAGAAAAAATTGAAGAGATTATTGAAGAGGTTGGGATCGCATTTTTGTATGCGCCGAATGTTCATCCAAATATTAAACGAATCCAAAAAGTTCGCCGCGATCTAGGCATTCCAACTGTCTTTAATTTATTAGGGCCGTTAATGAATCCTGTTAATTTAGATACTCAATTTTTAGGGGTTTACCGCCGTGATTTAGCGCCGATGTTTGCCCAAGTTCTTCATGAGTTGGGAAGAAAGCGGGCGGTTGTCTTAAATGGAGCAGGTTCAATGGATGAAGCTTCCCTTCAAGGTGAAAACTTTCTGGTTGTTTTAGAAAATGGAAAAATCACAGAAAAAACATTACATCCGGAAGAAGTTGGGCTGCCTGTCTATCCGAATGAAGCGATTGTCGGTGGTTTTGCCAATAAAAATGCCGAAATACTACGAAATGTACTTAAAGGGAAAAAAGGTGCCCATCGTGATACCGTATTATTGAATGCTGGCATTGGAATTTATGTCGGTGGGAAAGCAGACAGCATTGAAGACGGAGTGAAGGTAGCAACAGAAATGATTGATAGCGGTGCAGCCTATGAGAAACTACAACATTTAATCGAAGCAAGTAATATAAAAAGTGAGGTGGTCTAA
- the trpC gene encoding indole-3-glycerol phosphate synthase TrpC has protein sequence MATILDAIIAEKKVEVELLKKNPVLLNKENPHPHYSLRSILEKAENLTIIAEFKRASPSKGEINPNVSPAEQTSSYIRYGADACSVLTDKKFFKGEFSDLEEVRQTIQAPILCKDFVIDPVQIDIAKNVGANVILLIVAALSEEKLNALYRYATEQKLDVLMEVHNEEELEMALKTGAKIIGVNNRNLKDFHVDLAVTERLAPIVKQSGAYLISESGIKDLEDVKRVVKAGANGILVGETLMLAENIEQTLKSMKLPIQKVTQ, from the coding sequence ATGGCAACCATTTTAGATGCAATTATTGCAGAGAAAAAAGTAGAAGTTGAATTATTAAAGAAGAACCCCGTTTTATTAAATAAGGAAAATCCACATCCGCATTATTCATTACGATCTATTCTTGAAAAGGCTGAAAACTTAACGATTATTGCCGAATTTAAACGGGCAAGTCCCTCAAAAGGCGAAATAAATCCAAATGTAAGTCCAGCCGAACAAACAAGCTCTTACATTCGATACGGAGCGGATGCTTGTTCCGTATTAACGGACAAAAAATTCTTTAAAGGAGAATTCTCTGATTTAGAAGAAGTGCGACAAACGATCCAAGCGCCGATTCTATGCAAAGATTTTGTTATTGATCCTGTTCAAATCGACATTGCTAAAAATGTCGGTGCCAATGTAATCTTACTCATTGTTGCTGCATTAAGTGAAGAAAAGTTAAACGCCCTCTATCGTTATGCAACTGAACAAAAGCTTGATGTATTAATGGAAGTTCATAACGAAGAAGAATTAGAAATGGCTTTAAAAACAGGGGCAAAAATCATTGGCGTTAATAATCGGAATTTAAAAGACTTCCATGTCGATTTAGCGGTTACAGAAAGACTTGCACCAATCGTAAAGCAAAGTGGGGCCTATTTAATCAGTGAAAGCGGCATTAAAGACCTTGAAGATGTTAAAAGGGTAGTAAAAGCCGGTGCTAATGGGATTTTAGTGGGGGAAACATTAATGTTAGCGGAAAATATCGAGCAAACATTAAAAAGCATGAAACTGCCTATCCAAAAGGTGACCCAATGA
- a CDS encoding MFS transporter — translation MDHVEELKSFKISKAVKKKRHDTHNKKWAILSMASIPLIMTLGNSMFIPVLTQMQERLNISSFQSSMIITVYSIVAIILIPLAGYLSDHIGRKKVIIPSLIITGLGGLVSGWAAWKLADAYWVILMGRALQGVGAAGASPIVMPLVGDMFKSEEEVSSTLGIIETSNTFGKVLSPILGSIIAGIVWFLPFFAIPVFCLISTVLVWFLVKTPNKREKPIPFKQFFKNIKKTFAHNGKWLNAIFLIGAIMMFVLFGVLFYLTETLETQYHIDGVKKGLYLAIPLGALCLTSYFTGRLIKENKVLMKWIIFSGSVLLSLSVAVLSFSNRQWFLIALFLFCGIGIGAVLPCLDALITSGIEKEHRGTITSIYNSMRFIGVAAGPPVLAILMGHTGKLLFYILCGFSVLSALLTFMAIKPDEKDTAK, via the coding sequence TTGGATCATGTTGAAGAACTGAAATCGTTTAAAATAAGCAAAGCCGTTAAAAAGAAAAGGCATGATACCCATAATAAGAAATGGGCCATTTTATCCATGGCATCTATCCCACTGATCATGACTTTGGGCAATTCCATGTTCATACCCGTTCTAACCCAAATGCAGGAGCGGTTGAATATCTCTTCTTTTCAATCGAGTATGATTATTACCGTTTATTCCATTGTCGCCATCATCCTCATCCCTTTAGCGGGATATTTATCTGATCATATCGGTCGGAAAAAGGTGATTATCCCTAGTTTAATTATAACTGGGCTAGGTGGTCTCGTTTCTGGATGGGCAGCCTGGAAATTGGCCGATGCATATTGGGTTATTTTAATGGGGCGAGCTTTACAGGGAGTTGGTGCAGCAGGGGCCTCCCCTATTGTGATGCCGTTAGTTGGTGATATGTTTAAAAGCGAAGAAGAAGTGAGTAGTACCTTAGGAATCATTGAAACATCGAATACATTTGGAAAAGTGCTTAGCCCGATACTCGGTTCCATTATAGCAGGTATTGTTTGGTTTCTTCCCTTTTTTGCCATCCCGGTTTTTTGTCTGATTTCAACTGTTTTAGTGTGGTTTCTCGTTAAGACACCAAATAAAAGAGAAAAGCCGATTCCATTTAAACAATTTTTTAAAAATATAAAAAAGACGTTTGCCCATAATGGAAAATGGCTGAATGCCATCTTTCTTATTGGTGCCATTATGATGTTTGTCTTGTTCGGTGTTCTTTTTTATTTAACCGAAACCCTTGAAACCCAGTACCACATTGACGGTGTGAAAAAAGGACTTTATTTAGCCATTCCATTGGGTGCCTTATGTTTGACGTCCTATTTTACCGGGAGACTTATTAAAGAAAATAAGGTTCTAATGAAATGGATTATTTTTTCTGGAAGTGTCCTTTTATCCCTTTCTGTCGCTGTACTAAGCTTCTCTAACCGTCAATGGTTTTTAATTGCCCTATTTTTATTCTGTGGCATTGGAATTGGGGCTGTTTTACCTTGTTTAGATGCCTTAATAACCTCAGGGATCGAAAAGGAACATAGGGGGACCATTACATCCATCTATAATTCGATGCGGTTTATTGGGGTAGCGGCTGGGCCTCCAGTTCTCGCCATTTTGATGGGGCATACAGGAAAATTATTGTTTTATATTTTATGTGGTTTTAGTGTATTATCCGCCTTGCTCACGTTTATGGCGATTAAACCAGATGAAAAAGATACCGCGAAATAA
- a CDS encoding phosphoribosylanthranilate isomerase, producing the protein MKVKICGITNEETAQFAVKTGADAIGFVFAESKRKVSLPNAKRIISTLPEEIKKVGVFVNPSRETIEETVLTTGIDTVQLHGNETPEFCDSLPYSIIKAFSIESKEDLEKIHDYTCEYVLLDGPKGKYYGGNGIAFDWELLSSFDFKDKKVILAGGLTIDNVHEAMIQKNVHMLDVSSGVETNGEKDLSKITKFISAVKGVKSIS; encoded by the coding sequence ATGAAGGTAAAAATATGTGGAATAACGAATGAAGAAACTGCCCAGTTTGCTGTAAAAACGGGTGCAGATGCCATCGGATTTGTCTTTGCTGAAAGCAAGCGAAAAGTCTCCCTTCCGAACGCAAAGAGGATTATTTCTACATTGCCAGAAGAAATAAAAAAGGTTGGGGTTTTTGTTAATCCAAGTAGAGAGACCATTGAAGAAACGGTTTTGACAACAGGAATTGACACGGTACAGCTCCATGGAAATGAAACGCCTGAATTTTGTGATTCCCTACCATATTCCATAATCAAGGCATTTAGTATCGAATCTAAGGAAGACTTAGAAAAAATCCATGATTATACATGTGAATATGTCCTTTTAGACGGTCCAAAAGGAAAATACTATGGCGGGAATGGAATTGCTTTTGATTGGGAGCTGTTATCCTCCTTTGATTTTAAAGACAAAAAGGTCATCCTTGCTGGAGGGTTAACGATCGATAATGTACACGAAGCAATGATTCAGAAGAATGTGCATATGTTAGATGTGAGCAGTGGGGTTGAGACAAACGGTGAGAAAGATTTGTCCAAAATAACGAAATTTATATCGGCTGT
- the trpE gene encoding anthranilate synthase component I has product MEPISTETNLIIVEIQGDTLTPITVYQRLQGKKKFLLESSHKHENSGRFSFIGAEPFKELIGYGDQSQIVTKDRVEAITEKPLEVLKGMMASRNITAEPLFPFVGGAVGYAGYDAIRQYENIGNVPKDEMNVPDVHFLFFEVIVVFDHLEQKIYLVGAPHVNGSTKDELMEKIQTIQNEIQRNSETVEKEAKLTAFQASIAKHEFINHVAKAKKYIEEGDIFQVVLSQRLKAKIEGDPFSLYRKLRIKNPSPYMYYFDFSDYYIAGVSPESLIKVKGKTVITNPIAGTRPRGKDVEEDQYLAEDLLSDEKELAEHKMLVDLGRNDLGRVCEFGSVQLKKYLEIEKFKHVIHLVSEVEGQLKDETSPIDALISTLPAGTVSGAPKIRAMEIINEMENCKRGIYSGAIGYVSVNGNLDFALAIRTMVIKGNEAFIQAGAGIVYDSIPEKEYEETLHKLKMFLEENVDDFIN; this is encoded by the coding sequence ATGGAACCAATAAGTACTGAGACCAACCTAATCATTGTTGAAATACAGGGAGATACGTTAACACCCATTACGGTTTATCAAAGATTACAGGGGAAAAAGAAATTTCTTCTTGAAAGTTCTCATAAGCATGAAAACTCCGGACGATTTTCATTCATCGGTGCTGAGCCGTTTAAGGAATTAATTGGATATGGCGACCAAAGTCAAATCGTTACTAAAGATAGGGTAGAGGCAATAACCGAAAAACCATTAGAAGTCCTGAAGGGAATGATGGCTTCAAGGAATATAACAGCAGAACCTTTATTTCCATTTGTAGGGGGTGCAGTTGGATATGCTGGTTATGATGCGATTAGACAATATGAAAACATTGGGAATGTCCCAAAAGATGAGATGAACGTACCGGATGTGCATTTTCTCTTTTTTGAAGTCATTGTTGTTTTTGATCATCTGGAACAAAAAATTTACCTAGTCGGGGCACCTCATGTTAATGGGTCAACAAAAGACGAACTGATGGAAAAAATTCAAACCATCCAAAATGAAATTCAAAGAAATAGTGAAACGGTAGAAAAGGAAGCAAAACTGACTGCTTTTCAAGCTTCAATAGCAAAACATGAATTTATCAATCATGTTGCAAAAGCAAAAAAATATATTGAAGAGGGAGATATTTTTCAAGTCGTTCTATCGCAGAGATTAAAGGCAAAGATTGAAGGGGATCCATTTTCACTGTATCGAAAGCTGAGAATTAAAAATCCATCTCCTTACATGTATTATTTCGACTTCTCTGATTACTATATCGCTGGAGTTTCACCCGAAAGTTTAATCAAAGTGAAAGGGAAAACGGTGATTACCAATCCGATTGCAGGAACAAGACCAAGGGGAAAAGATGTAGAAGAAGATCAGTACCTTGCTGAAGATTTACTTTCTGATGAAAAGGAATTAGCTGAACATAAAATGCTCGTAGACTTGGGACGAAACGATCTTGGGCGTGTGTGTGAGTTCGGAAGTGTTCAATTGAAAAAGTATTTGGAGATTGAAAAATTTAAACATGTTATTCATCTCGTGTCAGAAGTGGAAGGACAGTTGAAAGACGAAACCAGCCCAATTGATGCATTAATTTCAACCCTACCGGCTGGAACTGTATCAGGGGCACCAAAAATTCGTGCAATGGAAATCATCAATGAAATGGAAAATTGTAAGAGGGGCATCTATTCAGGAGCAATTGGATATGTTTCCGTCAATGGCAATTTAGATTTCGCTCTTGCAATAAGAACCATGGTGATTAAAGGAAATGAGGCATTTATCCAGGCAGGTGCAGGGATCGTCTATGATTCAATTCCGGAGAAGGAATACGAAGAAACGCTTCATAAATTAAAAATGTTTTTGGAGGAGAATGTCGATGATTTTATTAATTGA